A window from Cryptomeria japonica chromosome 1, Sugi_1.0, whole genome shotgun sequence encodes these proteins:
- the LOC131858657 gene encoding ankyrin repeat-containing protein ITN1-like — translation MAIQQSSGGIDRSVYNAAICPGTVIKSSQLEAALNSSTPGRGNTLLHLAASVGNLPFIQQLLQFNRELVKATNAQGNIALHLAAKGGFSKVVEILLESKESGVDVCNKLG, via the coding sequence ATGGCAATTCAACAGTCCAGCGGAGGGATCGATCGCAGCGTGTACAATGCTGCAATATGTCCTGGAACAGTAATCAAAAGTTcccaacttgaagcagctctcaaCAGTAGTACGCCTGGAAGGGGAAATACTCTTCTCCATTTGGCTGCTAGTGTAGGAAATCTACCTTTCATTCAACAGCTCTTGCAATTTAATCGTGAACTTGTGAAGGCTACAAATGCCCAAGGAAATATTGCGTTGCATTTGGCTGCTAAGGGAGGTTTCTCCAAAGTTGTAGAGATTCTACTCGAATCAAAAGAAAGTGGTGTGGATGTCTGCAACAAGCTTGGATAA
- the LOC131858661 gene encoding ankyrin repeat-containing protein At5g02620-like: MPQIAINHLASKIESVETGGNKAMNIAVSFNQGSKMPQIAINSSSSKIGALESGDTPLHIAARNKNIRKVESLLNIQGINKDSVNDEGLTALDIARENTEHHESHKIIRKLANYPPKGRHFLYIALKVTSQKYENVMNLVNKAYDDRRNKELVVAVLLATMSFTPAFTIPSGFQMKVGNGETKEMITFHHCSVFHACAQAQYARLVPDWLLHDH; the protein is encoded by the exons ATGCCTCAAATCGCAATCAATCACCTTGCTTCAAAAATAGAGTCCGTGGAAACTGGTGGAAACAAAGCCATGAATATTGCAGTAAGCTTTAACCAGGGATCTAAAATGCCTCAAATCGCAAtcaattcttcttcttcaaagatAGGGGCATTGGAAAGTGGAGATACACCTCTACATATTGCAGCAAGGAACAAAAATATTCGT AAGGTGGAATCACTGTTGAATATACAAGGAATAAACAAAGATTCAGTTAACGATGAAGGCTTAACGGCCCTTGACATTGCAAGAGAGAACACAGAGCACCATGAATCTCACAAGATAATTAGAAAGCTAGCTAATTATCCCCCGAAGGGAAGGCATTTCCTGTACATCGCCTTAAAGGTAACCTCACAAAAGTATGAGAATGTCATGAACTTGGTGAACAAAGCATATGATGACAGGCGCAATAAAGAACTAGTGGTGGCAGTGTTGTTAGCTACTATGTCATTTACGCCAGCCTTCACCATTCCTAGTGGTTTTCAGATGAAGGTAGGGAATGGAGAAACAAAGGAAAT GATTACCTTTCATCACTGTAGTGTATTCCATGCTTGTGCACAAGCTCAATATGCTCGCTTGGTTCCTGATTGGCTTCTTCACGATCATTAG